The genomic region CGTTGCCGCCCCACGGCAGGTTCTTCAGGTATTCCTCGGTCTCGCTTTTCAGCAGTTTTGGCTCGACAGCCAGTTCCTGCGCGGCGCGGCTGAGGAAGTGCTTGGCCAGGGTCGGAATGTCTTCGCGACGATCCGACAGGCGGGGGATGTGGATGCGGATTACGTTGAGGCGGTGGAACAAGTCCTCACGGAATTTGCCGGCGTGCACCAGGGTTTCCAGATTCTGGTGGGTCGCGGCGATGATCCGCACATCGACCTTGACCGGCACGTGCCCGCCGACGCGGTAGAACTCGCCATCGGCCAGAACGCGCAGCAAACGGGTTTGCGTATCCGCCGGCATGTCGCCGATTTCATCGAGGAACAGCGTGCCGCCGTCAGCCTGTTCAAAGCGGCCGCGACGCAGGTTCGCCGCGCCAGTGAACGCGCCTTTCTCATGGCCGAACAGCTCGGATTCCATCAGATCTTTTGGGATTGCCGCCATGTTCAGCGCGATGAACGGCGAGGCCGCGCGCGGGCTGTGGCGGTGCAATGCGTGAGCGACCAGTTCTTTACCGGTACCGGATTCGCCGTTGATCAGCACGGTGATGTTGGAGTGGCTCAAGCGCCCGATGGCGCGAAATACTTCCTGCATCGCCGGCGCTTCGCCGATGATTTCCGGGGTGCGGGTCAGCGCCGGTACGACTTCCAGGCCTTGCTGTTCCTGGGCGTGCTGGTTGGCACGTTTGACCAGCGACACCGCTTCATCGACGTCAAACGGCTTGGGCAAATACTCAAACGCACCGCCCTGATACGAGGCGACAGCGCTGTCCAGATCGGAGTGAGCGGTCATGATGATGACCGGCAGCCGTGGGTGTTGCTCGCGAATCCGCGCCAGCAGATCCAGCCCACTGGCACCCGGCATGCGGATGTCGGAAATGATCACGTCGGGCTGCTGACGGGCCAGGCGACTCATCACACCGTCGGCGCTGTCGAAGCTCTGGGTGGTCATGCCTTCCTGCTGCAGCGCCTTTTCCAGCACCCAACGGATAGAACGGTCGTCATCGACGATCCACACGGTTTCACTACGGCTCATGTCGATGTGGCTCCTTGTTCCAGTGGCAGAAAGATCGAGAAGGTGGTGTGGCCTGGATGGCTGTCACACTCGATCAGGCCCTGGTGCTGGCTGATGATGTTCTGGGTAATGGCCAGGCCCAGCCCGGTACCGTCCGGGCGTCCGCTGACCATGGGAAAGAAAATGGTTTCCTGAAGTTCCGCCGGGATCCCGGGGCCGTTGTCGATGATCTCGATCTTGGTCACCAGACGATGGCGGACGTGGCCGATGGTGAACTGGCGCATGGTCCGGGTGCGCAGGCTGATGCGGCCCAGGCGCAGTTCGTTCTGGCTGCTGATCGCCTGCATCGCGTTGCGCACGATGTTCAACACCGCCTGAATCATTTGCTCGCGGTCGATCAATACGTCGGGAATGCTTGGGTCGTAATCGCGCACCAAGGTGATGCAGCCCTGGCTTTCGGCTTCGACCAGTTGGCAGACGCGCTCCAGCACTTCGTGGACGTTGCACATCGCCAGCGACGGCAGCTTGTTCGAGCCGAGCATGCGGTCAACCAGATTGCGCAGGCGGTCGGCCTCTTCAATGATCACGTTGGTGTAATCGCGCAGGCTGTCTTCCGGCAGTTCGCGGGCCAAAAGTTGCGCGGCGCCACGGATGCCACCCAGCGGGTTCTTGATCTCGTGGGCGAGGCCGCGCACCAGCATCTTGCTGGTTTCCTGTTTGGACAGCTGCGCCTCTTCCTTGGTGATTCGCAGCAAGCGGTCACGCGGGTGGACTTCGAGAAGGAGCATGGTCGCGCCGTTGCTGAGGATCGGCGTCACCGCGTAATCCACGGTCAGCGTCTGGCCGGTGAGGGCGGTGAGCATGGCTTCGCGTTTGGTAAACGGATGCGCCTGCTCCACGGCCTGGCGCAGGGAATTCAGCGCCTCGGTGGATTCGGTGAACAACTCGCTGATGAATTGGCCATGGCTGCGCTGCCCGCTGATGGCGAGCAGCATCTCCGCCGCCGGGTTCATGTACTCGAGGCGCAATTCGGCGTCGAGCAGGATCGTGGCGGTGGTCAGGTTGTCGAGCAGCAAACGGTGAATTGCGTCGCTAATAGTCATCGGAGCCTCTTTTGGGGGCGGAGCGTGCGCAAATAACAAGCGTCGGTGAACGGAAAATGCAAAAACCAAACCAAGGCTCTGAAAAGAAGCGTTCAACGCCTGAAACAGGCGTTTGACGCTCGTTTGAGTGGCAGGGTGCCAGCTCTCACGGGTAGTTTCGAACCAAAATGGGTTGGATTGTGGGTACGGTGCAGCCTATTGCACCAATATAGTGCGCAAAGCTGAGCGGCGTCAGAAGAAACGCAGGAAGGGGTTTTTCGGCTCGGGCGGTTTGTCTTTCAGTGGGCATTCCGGACGGATGCCGTAGTCGTCCTTGGTGCAAGGTTTGACCTGACGCTTCTGCGCAAGCGAGATGCGCAGCATATGGAAGGGCTGGTTGGCGGTGCGTTCGACGGTGCGGCCTCCGGCGTCGAGAATTTCCACGGAAAGGTTGTGGCTGCCGCGATCAATGTTGTTCAGCGGGAACACTGGACTGAGGCCTGGCTCGCCCGTGGCCTGTCCGTCCAGTAGCAGGCGATAACGGTGACCTCGCTGTAGTCCGGGCTCGCTGGTGACGCTGACAATGATTTCACCTGCGCTGCTGCGAATCGTGGCATCGGGTTCAGGTATCAGAATGCGCAGCATGTCGTAATGGAATAGAGGCTGTTCGACGGATTTTTTCGCGGTGGTGACCGGCGCGGCGGCCGTTGGGTTGGGCGACATGCGATTGCTGGTTGCGATGGGCACTCGCTTGGCGTTGCC from Pseudomonas tensinigenes harbors:
- the ntrC gene encoding nitrogen regulation protein NR(I); translated protein: MSRSETVWIVDDDRSIRWVLEKALQQEGMTTQSFDSADGVMSRLARQQPDVIISDIRMPGASGLDLLARIREQHPRLPVIIMTAHSDLDSAVASYQGGAFEYLPKPFDVDEAVSLVKRANQHAQEQQGLEVVPALTRTPEIIGEAPAMQEVFRAIGRLSHSNITVLINGESGTGKELVAHALHRHSPRAASPFIALNMAAIPKDLMESELFGHEKGAFTGAANLRRGRFEQADGGTLFLDEIGDMPADTQTRLLRVLADGEFYRVGGHVPVKVDVRIIAATHQNLETLVHAGKFREDLFHRLNVIRIHIPRLSDRREDIPTLAKHFLSRAAQELAVEPKLLKSETEEYLKNLPWGGNVRQLENTCRWITVMASGREVHISDLPPELLNLPQDSAPVTNWEQALRQWADQALARGQSSLLDSAVPAFERIMIETALKHTAGRRRDAAVLLGWGRNTLTRKIKELGMKVDGGDDDEGDEG
- the glnL gene encoding nitrogen regulation protein NR(II), translated to MTISDAIHRLLLDNLTTATILLDAELRLEYMNPAAEMLLAISGQRSHGQFISELFTESTEALNSLRQAVEQAHPFTKREAMLTALTGQTLTVDYAVTPILSNGATMLLLEVHPRDRLLRITKEEAQLSKQETSKMLVRGLAHEIKNPLGGIRGAAQLLARELPEDSLRDYTNVIIEEADRLRNLVDRMLGSNKLPSLAMCNVHEVLERVCQLVEAESQGCITLVRDYDPSIPDVLIDREQMIQAVLNIVRNAMQAISSQNELRLGRISLRTRTMRQFTIGHVRHRLVTKIEIIDNGPGIPAELQETIFFPMVSGRPDGTGLGLAITQNIISQHQGLIECDSHPGHTTFSIFLPLEQGATST
- a CDS encoding DUF4124 domain-containing protein, whose product is MIRAWLITVLALLTLQASAEVFTYTDAQGNRVYTDQPRGNAKRVPIATSNRMSPNPTAAAPVTTAKKSVEQPLFHYDMLRILIPEPDATIRSSAGEIIVSVTSEPGLQRGHRYRLLLDGQATGEPGLSPVFPLNNIDRGSHNLSVEILDAGGRTVERTANQPFHMLRISLAQKRQVKPCTKDDYGIRPECPLKDKPPEPKNPFLRFF